One region of Flavobacterium sp. KACC 22763 genomic DNA includes:
- a CDS encoding alpha/beta fold hydrolase translates to MKILKLLFILIPFLSFGQQGNIKALDINLSNYEYPFPVHFIELSNQRQYLKMSYMDVIPENYNQKNIVLLHGKNFNGAYWETTIKALTKEGYRVIVPDQIGFGKSTKPDHFQYTFQQLAENTKKLLDHLGISKTIVLGHSMGGMLATRFALMYPETTEKLVLENPIGLEDWKLVVPYKPVDWWYKSELKQNYEGIKQYQMANYYDGKWNADYQKWAELGAGWTTAADYDIVAWNSALLYDMIFTQPVLYEFKNIRCPTLLIIGTRDKTALGKPLVSEEVRKTMGNYAELGKKTQKAIPNAKLVEIPNTGHLPHIESFDSFIKSLIVFLK, encoded by the coding sequence ATGAAAATCTTAAAATTATTATTCATACTAATTCCTTTCTTAAGTTTTGGACAGCAAGGAAATATAAAAGCATTAGATATTAATTTAAGTAATTACGAATATCCTTTCCCTGTTCATTTTATCGAATTGAGCAATCAGCGCCAATACTTGAAAATGAGTTATATGGATGTTATTCCAGAAAATTACAATCAGAAAAATATTGTTTTACTGCACGGAAAAAATTTCAATGGCGCTTATTGGGAAACTACAATTAAAGCACTGACGAAAGAAGGTTATCGTGTAATTGTTCCTGATCAAATTGGTTTTGGAAAATCAACAAAGCCAGATCATTTTCAATACACTTTTCAACAGCTGGCAGAAAATACCAAGAAGCTTTTAGATCACTTAGGAATTAGCAAAACCATAGTTTTAGGACATTCTATGGGCGGAATGCTGGCAACGCGCTTTGCATTAATGTATCCAGAAACGACAGAAAAACTGGTTTTAGAAAACCCGATTGGTTTAGAAGACTGGAAATTAGTCGTGCCATACAAACCTGTTGATTGGTGGTACAAATCGGAATTAAAGCAGAATTATGAAGGCATCAAGCAATACCAAATGGCAAATTATTATGACGGAAAATGGAATGCCGATTATCAAAAATGGGCTGAACTTGGCGCTGGCTGGACCACTGCCGCAGATTATGATATTGTTGCCTGGAATTCGGCTCTTTTGTACGATATGATTTTTACGCAGCCCGTTTTGTATGAATTTAAAAATATTAGATGCCCGACGTTATTGATTATCGGAACGAGAGATAAAACAGCTTTAGGAAAACCATTGGTTTCTGAAGAAGTGAGAAAAACAATGGGAAATTATGCAGAATTGGGAAAAAAAACTCAGAAAGCAATTCCAAATGCAAAATTGGTAGAAATTCCAAATACAGGACATTTGCCACATATCGAATCTTTTGATTCGTTTATAAAATCATTAATCGTATTTTTGAAATAA